CACGACGAGAATGGTGGGAACGTCGAGCCCGCGCATCACGTAGGCGAAGGTCATGAACGGCGCACAGGCGCTGAAAATGAGCAGCGCCAGAGCGCCCGCCGCGATCAACTTCCCCGCGAGCACCGCCCGAGGGGTCAGTGACGAGATGAACAGAAGATCGACGTTCACATCGGAGCGCTCCGAGGCGAGCCGCGCGCCCGTCATCGTCGGGATCAGGATCATGCACGCGGCGAGCAAGATGCCCTGCACGAACGTGAACATGTCGCGCCCGGCCCGGAGGTTGATGTCGTCCGAGTCCGCCAGTTCGCGCCCGGTAATCATGAGCAGCATGACCACCAGTTGGACGGTGAGGAACAGCAGCAAGAACCCGGCGACGAGCCGGCTGTTGACGGCCTGGCGCGTCTCCTTCACCACGATCGGGTTGATGCGGTCGCCGACGCGCGTCAGGAACTCGGTCATTGCACGTCCCCCCGCGTCACGTCCAGGAAGATCTGCTCCAAATCGGCCCGCCGGGGCCGGAACTCGAGGAGCCGGAACCCGGCGCGAATGACGTTCTCCAAGAGGTCGCAGCACCCCTCGTCGTCTCCGGAGTGGTCCACTTCCACCGCTCCCTCGACGGGCCGCGCGTCCTCGACTCCCGGTAGCTCCAGCACCGCTTTGAGCAACTCCTCGGTGCGGTTCAATGGGCGGATCACGACGGTACGGTGCGCCTTGCCCTTGTTGTTACGCGACAGAATTTGTTGGAGCGTGCCGGCGCGGAGGATCGTCCCGCGCTCGATGATTACGGCGCCGGTACAGATCTCCGCCAGTTCCGAGAGAATGTGCGAGCTGATGAGGATCGCCTTCCCCTGGGAGGCGAGCACCTTGAGCAGTTCGCGCAGTTCGATGCGCGCACGGGGATCGAGACCGGCCGCCGGTTCGTCCATGAGCAACACGGGCGGGTCGTGGACGAGCGCCCGGGCGATACTCACCCGGTTCTTCATCCCCTTGGAAAGCGCGTTGAGGGTCTTGTCGCGGATGCCGAGCAGGTTGGTGAACTCCTCGACACCCTCCACGGTCTGTCGGCGCTTCTCGCCGCGAATGTTGTAGGCCCGGGCGAAGAAGTCGAGGTACTCGTGGACCGTGACGTCGCGGTGCGACGGCAGGTTGTCGGGTACGTAGCCGATGTACTTGTGGGCCTTCTCGGGCTCCTCGATCACGGAGACGCCGTCGATGGTGGCGTTCCCGGACGTGGGTTCCTCCAGCGTGGCCAGCACGCGCATCGTGGTCGATTTTCCGGCCCCGTTGGGACCGATGAAACCGAAGATCTGGCCGGACGAGAAGCTGAACGAGATGCCGTTCACGGCGCGCGTCTGGCCGTACTGCTTGCGCAGGTTCTGGATCTCAACTTCCATCGCCGCCCTCCTTCAAGATTCCATACACGACGGACCGCGTCTTCCGAACGGACGCGCCGGGCATGCCGTCGTCCACGAACGGGGCGGCTTCCATCACACCGAGGTAGGTGCGCGGCGCGAGCAGTGCCGGACCATCGGATTTCATCCGGTCCGGGAGCGTAGACCAGTCGCCCGCATAAATACTGCGCAATGTCTTCGCTCCGGCGGTGGCTGGAGCGCCCGGCAACGGTTTCAGAGCGGCGCGCCCGCCCCCGGGAATCCCCTCCGCGAAGAACACGTTCCCGCCCTCGTCCCGGTACCAGAACTGGCTCAAATCGGCGCCGAGCCCGTTCACGGCTTCGGGCGCTCCATCGGCCCCTTTCGAGATCGTCATGCGTTCGCGCCGGAGTTCGCTCTTGCGGAGCGCGAAGTGTGCGGGCACGCGCGGGGTCAACCAACCGGAGGCGAGGTGTTGTTCCCGCGTCCAGTCGATGGTGAGGG
The Gemmata palustris DNA segment above includes these coding regions:
- a CDS encoding ABC transporter ATP-binding protein codes for the protein MEVEIQNLRKQYGQTRAVNGISFSFSSGQIFGFIGPNGAGKSTTMRVLATLEEPTSGNATIDGVSVIEEPEKAHKYIGYVPDNLPSHRDVTVHEYLDFFARAYNIRGEKRRQTVEGVEEFTNLLGIRDKTLNALSKGMKNRVSIARALVHDPPVLLMDEPAAGLDPRARIELRELLKVLASQGKAILISSHILSELAEICTGAVIIERGTILRAGTLQQILSRNNKGKAHRTVVIRPLNRTEELLKAVLELPGVEDARPVEGAVEVDHSGDDEGCCDLLENVIRAGFRLLEFRPRRADLEQIFLDVTRGDVQ